One Populus nigra chromosome 16, ddPopNigr1.1, whole genome shotgun sequence genomic window, aaaaaaaatctgatttgagagagagaaatctGGCAGGAGAGAAGAAAgtgttgtaaataataaaaattattttaaaaatatttatttcacgttaaaataatataatttatttcttgtaaatatatagtatatataaaaatttttatttcacattaaaaaaattatttaatgtttatataataaacttttttatatatgataataactaataaGTAAAGAATATTAAACTCGCATGTGTAAGGTTAAGtcaagtaaaagaaaaacttcTAATTGTCTTGTGCATGAAATAATGTTATATTTTCTGAACTTTTTATTTCCcgtaataatttatttttgattattatattgaaaccataatttttttaaacacttgaaattaattttataatagttttgaaatcctaacaaaatttttatttaaaatttttttaataactatattttttttaattttctaataattcttatatatttttagctaTTGTGACAACTTTTTAATTCTAAACTGATACACAATCCGAACTGTATCACTGCATCACGGATCTGAACATCTTCTCTTGCGCGAAATACTGGCGGCAAAAATGGGACGATCATTTCTTCAACTGCTTTAACAACTGGGATATTACTTGCTGAAATGTGAATCCAACCAAGATTTTAGGGATTGCTTCAACCTTGGATTCTCACACTAACTTGGTCTATTTACGAAGATACACATGAAAGCATGAGAACTTGATGGCATCAGTAATAACCAATTCTACAATGAACAAGCCAAGCTAATGCACAAATCAAATTGCTGAAGAAGTGCTGGTGGTTGTCCTCCTTGTTGGTGTGGAAGAAGAACAAGCCGTGGCAGAAATTAACTACACTTAATTTAGTACGTAGCTAGAATTGCTCTATGTTTCTTGTTGTTTAATGGTAGATTCAGCAGTTGAATTATGGTTAGAAAGAGAGGGAAAAGGAGGcaatttttgttgaaattttgggACCATGGAAAATAAGTAGAAATGGACAATGTTGGGTGTGTGGGGTTTGGGCTTCCATGTCCGAGGCCATGCATCTTGGTAGAAGTTGTTTCTGGATCTGTTGAACTCGTTAAATTGTTTATAACATAGTAAAatgaaagaatttgaaaaaaggaagaagctgAGTTGTACTTGGGTgtctatgtgtgtgtgtgtgtgtgtgtgtgtatttcagACATGCAATTGGATCCCGAATCCGAGCAACATAGGCTGCTGCAAATCTACTGCTGCTCTCAATTTGGGCAGGATGAGGCTAGTTGATTGATAAAAGCAAACGAAGGTATTTTGCAATATAGATGCTTAAATTGAAGAATGTAGGCAACTCATCACCTAGTTCTACATTTTTTTCGTCAAACTAAAAGGCCAAAGACAGCCTGACACGAGGTTTTATGCCTTGTTCTCTTGAAGCAAGTTACTAGAGTGGCTTAAGCAGAGCAGCACTACCACAATACCATTGCTCTTATTGAGAGTCATTCTTAGGGAATGCATGCAAATCACACAAACATTCATCACTGTCTTCACaacatttgaaatataaaaacaaaatcctatCGATTTACTGCAGCACGCAGCATACGAAGCAGCAAAATAGCTGAACACCTTTCAGTTTTCGACTCCATCCTCCTCCTCATACTCAATATCTTCTTCAGTAGTGGCATCTTGATACTGTTGATACTCAGCAACAAGATCATTCATGTTGCTCTCAGCTTCAGTGAACTCCATTTCATCCATTCCTTCTCCTGTGTACCAATGCAAGAAGGCCTTTCTCCTAAACATTGCTGTGAACTGCTCACTCACTCTCCTAAACATCTCCTGTATGGAAGTTGAATTGCCAACGAAAGTTGAAGCCATTGAAAGCCCTTTTGGTGGGATATCGCAAACACTAGACTTCACATTGTTCGGTATCCATTCCACAAAGTAAGATGAGTTTTTGTTCTGCACATTGATAATTTGCTCATCGACTTCTTTTGTACTCATTTTGCCTCTAAACATAGCTGATGCTGTGAGGTAACGCCCGTGTCGAGGATCAGCTGCACACATCATGTTCTTGGCATCCCACATTTGTTGGGTGAGCTCAGGGACAGTGAGAGAGCGGTACTGCTGTGATCCTCTAGATGTCAGAGGAGCAAACCCCACCATGAAAAAGTGAAGCCTTGGGAATGGGATTAAGTTCACAGCTAGTTTTCTCAGGTCTGAGTTAAGCTGACCCGGAAAGCGCAAGCAACAAGTAACACCGCTCATCGTTCCTGAAATCAGATGATTCAAGTCTCCAACTGGAAGAGCAGGAAAAGAATTATTCATCAAAGGCAGTTTCAGAGAGAAATAATCGGTTTAGAAAggtcaaaaccaaaaccaaaattacaAATCTTATATGGTTGCATGGTTTAAAATCTAAGCTGAATCTAAAACCACTCTAATGCTTCGTGACCGAAGTTTTGTAATATTGCAATCTACTTACAGCTTGGGGTAGTGAGTTTGAGAGTCCTGAAGCAGATATCATATAGTGCTTCATTATCAAGAACCATACATTCATCAGCATTCTCCACAAGTTGATGAACAGAAAGGGTAGCATTGTAAGGCTCCACGACTGTGTCCGACACTTTGGGAGATGGGAACACAGAGAATGTGAGCATCATTCTATCCGGGAACTCTTCTCTGATTTTTGAAATCAGCAAAGTTCCCATTCCAGACCCAGTTCCCCCACCAAGGGAGTGGCATACTTGAAATCCTGCAACATTGATCAGAAAAACAGTTCATTTATTTTTGAGTCCACTGAGATTAATTTTCAGGGAAAATGTTGCCTAATCTACCAAGCTCATGAGCAGTTTAGCAATCCTTATATCCGACAAAAACAGCAATGCAGgattatgaaaaaacaaatttctttctGAATTTTATGTCGACCAACCTTGTAAGCAGTCACAATTCTCAGCCTCTTTCCTGACAACATCCAGGACCGAGTCAATAAGCTCAGCACCCTCGGTGTAATGGCCTTTAGCCCAATTGTTTCCTGCCCCCGATTGCCCGAAAACGAAATTATCAGGCCGGAAAATCTGCCCATATGGACCGGTCCTGACGCTGTCCATAGTGCCAGGCTCAAGGTCCATAAGAACAGCCCGTGGCACATACCGGCCGTTACTAGCCTCATTGTAATACACATTCACTCTCTCTAGCTGTAAGTCCGTCTTTCCGATGTACTGGCCGGTAGGATCAATCCCATGTTCATCACAAACCACCTCCCAGAATTTTGATCCAATTTGGTTCCCACATTGCCCTCCTTGAATGTGAAGAATCTCACGCATGGTGGTCTAATAGGAAGCTCGTAGCCCGAGGGCAAAATGGGAGTAGTGTTGAGATATTATAACAGAAAACTGAACTCTCCCTGAAGGGGCTTGAAATGGAGGAGTCACGGTGGGGTTATTTATACACAGAAAACAGAAAGATCCTCTATTTCCTCTTGTGAGAATTACATGAACGTCCTTGGCTTGTGATGTTGAGATGAAGGGTGAGGATTAGAATTTGGGTGAGTGATCGGATGGTTGAAGATTGTCCGTCTGGCTAAAGATGGCTCGAGTGTTGTCCGTTAATGGGGGGATTTATTGTGTGCATAGTTGCCATTTGGTGGCGGAGGCTGCAGCATTGCCGGCTTAAGAGGCCTACAGTTTGTCGCTTTTGGTAGCAAATAAAGATAGCATAGTAGTTGATGTTGTGGTTCATTGCTTAGGTGACAATGTGCTTCATTACAAAGTGACAGCCAAATTTAGAAGATGAGTTTTGCCTTTGTAGGCCAACTCTTGTCCATTCTTCTTTACGTTGTCTTTCTAATTTAGCATTACTAGCTAGGATAGTAATATCCCCATGACTTCGTGAAATTATTAGATCAATTTAgtggttttttttacattatgaGTTTATAGATTAAGTCAACAAAGtatataacaatatatttatagacttagccaaaaaacaaatatagacaAAATCATATGCAATGCCTAACATGATCTGACATGACCCGTTAAAATTAGATATTATAGATATTATAGATGATAGTgagtaaaaaaatctaagaaatgaATATCATCGGTCGAGTGGCAGGTCGATAATTTTGAAACCTTGTTAATTTGACCAACCTGTATACCACATACTCATTTTgtctttatatttgatagttttggattgatgatttatttttattttatttagaaatgcttTGATTCCAAAGTTTTTATTAGTGAGTTTtctattagatttatttaacgTAACAAAAAAGAATTTGCCTCTTAGCTGGAGGGGAAATGAGAGATAATTAGAATTTAATGGCAGTGCACCACAATATGAAAATTAGACCTAGCATCAAAGATATCATGTACAATACACACGGTAAGTCCACCTCTAAATATAACTTCATGAAAATTAGCAATATAAATCCAATTCATGGATATTTATagtatccataaaaaaaattagttcaacCTAGTATATCTAGCATGTTCATGTtcggaaaaaaattaaatggattggatttacaatttttaaaatattagaagttGAGTTatatacaattataattataagattaaaCTCAACCCAACTATATCTATGAATACCACTATAAAATGCAAATATTTATTGTATTCTATTTATATGTATAATGGCCTAATTAATCCATAAgtgttaaaatacattaaatttaattaattcttgacTAACAATGTGAATTGACCTCTAAAGTTTTCAAAAGGCGTATCACATACCAAAAGAACAATTCAAAGCAAAATATTGGATAAggctatatttttcttttttctataatttacaAAAGACTATTTAAAATGCATCCGTTAAATATTCGAAATGGATATTATGTTGGGATTACGTTAGGCATGATAGCAGGGATTCAGATTTTATGGAGTTAGAAATGGATTCATCTGTAGATGTTGGTCATTCCCACTAGGAGTCATCGACCAAAatcctctttaatttttaaagagatttttaTCTCATCAATCGTGACTAAGATGTTGATATTTGCCATATTTGTGAAGAGGATATCCATTGTACTATTGGGTGGAGCTAGGATTTTTGTTTCTAGGGGAGCCCaaactaatataataatttttttaatttatcatatatgAGTTGCATGCACAAAAAGAATGCATTATCTAGTTTTGcgcaaagaaaaatataaaacgaTATAAAGTTTATTACAAACATAATAAGTAATGTAAAAACTTActgtaaatataaaatgaataatctttataatatattcatcattttaattttaatggtcTTTCTatctattaaatataaatatacaaagtTTATAAGAAACGTTGGATAAAATgaaacattatttatgtttgtaaattttttgaattaaaaaaataacaataaaaatactaaagaaagattcttacatatttattttaattgtactcGTCGTTCTTTCATGTAATAGAAATCATTGATTATCATATCTATTAAAAATCTTTCAGCAAcctctttttctatataaacaaccaaataatctgcaagaaaattatttttcatccgATTGCGAAGTCTTATTTTAACAGTCTTCATCTGAAAAAACTCGTTCAATAATTGTTGTTGAAATTGAAAGAGTCAAAATAAACCGAATCGATCTGTTAATTAGTggataaattgttgattttccAGTTTCTACCAATCTTTGGCTTGAGTTTACAATCGATGATAAATTCTTAAACTCTGGATGATTGGGCACGTCAAGCTCATAATGTTGCAACTAGAATCTCAACTGAATTTTTTCTTAGTTAGAAAAATCTTCAGGATAAAACTTATCAACAAGCTTGCATATATCTTCAATACTTATAGGTGTTTTCAGGATCCAAAGTTGCACTCAACATAAGAAGCTCGGTCACTTGCTCACTTAATCTATCATTTAGCTCTTATAATTGCTGATCAATGGTAGCTACAACAATAAAAGCTAGTTGCAATTAATAGGTGAAACAATACATAATATGCATAAGGGTAATCTTTAATGAATAAAGATTGCACATCATTCTGCTCTCCATACATATTACTGGCACCATCATACTCTTGATTTCTAATATCTCTTCcttaagagttaaaaaaaataaaatcttttccaTAAAAGCTAAAGTAGTTGTAACTTTAACATGCACTATATCAAAAATTCTCATATAAATCCACATTTATCAACAAACCTAATAACAAGGGTCATTTGCTCTATTCTAAATTCATCTCTAACTTCATctgtaataaaacaaaattttacatCACGAATCTCACGAAGAATTAAACACTAGATATTTTTAGCAAAGACAtgcaaaatgtatttttgaatttgGTGTGAAGTGTACTTAGCATTTGGTAGGGTATTACCCAAAACAAAAGCACCTACTTGTTCATTATATGATGCTAAAAGTTcatcatttcaagaaaattaccatgattttttttattcttgtcatTTATCAAGTCCTCTAAAAGAACGTGCTTGAAATGTGAGCTAGTAGACAATATCTATAAAAGCTTTAATAGAcaatcaattatttaaaatttcttgagaAGTTTGTCATTCAACCATTTTCTTAATATGACATGATTGAGTTTTTAAATTCTCCAAGCATTTTATAGTAAATTTATGAGCtgaatttagatatttttttatataaggcaAAAAAGCACTATGTATCCATCATTAACTTTCTTCCgacaattaaatcctttaaaaataaatatttctaatcATGGCAGTGCTTGTAAACTTTTATAATCTAAAAGGCTTCcacattcaattcaattttataagtaACTTCCAAATCTCAAGAGTCCAAAATTCTTATTGCAttagaaaagtaaaattatctgaaaattTGAATCTTTAACATAATtgatttgcaagttttttttctaataatttcttatgttatattatattttatagtagCTAGTACatcctttaattaaaaaaaaaatggggatggccttataatttttttgtagtattataaaatcttttaatttaaaaatcttaaagatAATGTCCGTTTTaatatggattaaaaaaatataagaatcgataagataaataaaagtaattatcactaattaaaaaagaagaagttgatcttctctataaaaagcaaaatatagatgcatcttaaattttttatcttggttattatttttatttatcttcagTGTTAATCTTACTCACTAGgtatttatgaattttgtttttataaatgaaatatcaaaatacaaccTATCTATCTAAAatttgagatgaaaaaattttaaagattaaataaaataatctatatgaagtattataaaatcatagaaacaattaaaaacatcaactgatatttttttttaaaaaaaaagagcggatactaataaaaaataaatctaaataaagaaaaaaattttaaaaaaaaaacagaacaaaaagaGGAGGTTGGGCGCTTCTAAGCTAGGCATGCCATACCTATTCACTCCTGACCTATAAGGAAAAAGTCAGGCATGAATGGGTTGAAACTAGGTGTCTAgcctattttttgtttaatagtgGATGATGCATTATGGTTTTTTAATAGACAAAATGTTGTTTGGAATGGTAAATGATGTGTTGTCcgtattgataattttttttatcaccttcAATAACTAGAAAATTAAGGTCCGAGTATTAGGACTCCTAAAGCTCATTTTCAAAGTTGTTTCtatctaaaaacatcataagaacttcaataaaatgattttgaagcCTAAAAGACCCTTTAATTActttagaaaaatccaaaatcaagccatataaaaaataattattaagtcTTGATCACTTGTATTGGCATGTTTAAGGAGAGAAACTAACTCCATTAAATTGTCCTCTCTAAGACGAACCAATTGACTTCAAGTTCGACCATTTTAGTGGACAAAAAGTGATGGTAGAACACTTTCTCTCTTATCGTTGTTTTCCAGCAACTTTCTCACTTCTTCCTTTAACAAGATGATACTTACTTCATACAAGTGATGCATGGATGTTGTCAGCTCATGTCGTGAGGTGTTTAGTCAAGTTCTATAACAAGTGAAACCCTTGTTTTGTGTTGGTGAGACATGcgcctaaaaaaaatgaagtttgcaACCGAAGCAAATCTCTTTCGCTACTAGTGCAATCATAATTTCCTCTCATGAGATTGAAGCTTTATCTTagttcaatcttttttttcttttaaatttgttttaacatgaaatttacattgtattttgtaaactagatctttaacttaatgTTAAAATACTCTAAGGCATACCAAACATGCAAGGGAATGTAAATAGAAATAGGtattaaaacctaaaataatagaaataaaacttGGAAGGGTGtagttgaaaaaaatctaaatgttaTAAcaaaactacaaggaaaattttttttcatgaaccaATGATGAAAAACTGGTTATGAAAAATGATGTAAACAATGAAATGTGAAAGAGCTTATTTGTTATCAATATTAAATACCCACtgatttagtttatttgttaattGCAAGTAAAAGAAGTTGAACATGCGCTATTGATTATACcaaattgcattaaaaaaaataaaatcatctcaAATTTTGAGtgattcgtgttttttttttttctagtaatgACTAACATTATATTATGTTATATATTATAAGTGAAGAAATTGGGTATTCAGAATAGAATCCATTATGcactcttttttattgttttttgtcattgaaaaaattacataatacATGGTTAttgaactttatttctt contains:
- the LOC133675618 gene encoding tubulin beta-5 chain-like; translation: MREILHIQGGQCGNQIGSKFWEVVCDEHGIDPTGQYIGKTDLQLERVNVYYNEASNGRYVPRAVLMDLEPGTMDSVRTGPYGQIFRPDNFVFGQSGAGNNWAKGHYTEGAELIDSVLDVVRKEAENCDCLQGFQVCHSLGGGTGSGMGTLLISKIREEFPDRMMLTFSVFPSPKVSDTVVEPYNATLSVHQLVENADECMVLDNEALYDICFRTLKLTTPSFGDLNHLISGTMSGVTCCLRFPGQLNSDLRKLAVNLIPFPRLHFFMVGFAPLTSRGSQQYRSLTVPELTQQMWDAKNMMCAADPRHGRYLTASAMFRGKMSTKEVDEQIINVQNKNSSYFVEWIPNNVKSSVCDIPPKGLSMASTFVGNSTSIQEMFRRVSEQFTAMFRRKAFLHWYTGEGMDEMEFTEAESNMNDLVAEYQQYQDATTEEDIEYEEEDGVEN